The Streptomyces sp. NBC_01268 genome segment GGACACCTCCCCGGGGGCCCGTCGGGCATGCCCCGGGCGCTCCCCGGGCATCCCCTTGATCCCCAGGACACCCCCTAAGGTAGGACGCATGAACGATCGCATGGTGTGGATCGACTGCGAGATGACCGGGCTCTCGCTGACGGACGACGCACTCATCGAGGTGGCCGCACTGGTCACCGACTCGGAACTGAACGTGCTCGGCGAAGGCGTGGACATCGTGATCCGCCCGCCGGACGCCGCCCTGGAGACGATGCCGGACATCGTGCGCGAGATGCACACGTCCTCCGGCCTCCTCGACGCGCTCGCCGGGGGCACCACCCTCGCCGACGCCGAGGCCCAGGTGCTCGCCTACATCCGCGAGCACGTGAAGGAGCCCGGCAAGGCCCCGCTGTGCGGGAACTCGGTCTCCACCGACCGCGGCTTCCTCGCCCGCGACATGGCGGCCCTGGAGAAGCACCTCCACTACCGGATCGTCGACGTCTCCTCGATCAAGGAGCTGGCCCGCCGCTGGTACCCGAGGGCGTACTTCAACAGTCCGGAGAAGAACGGCAACCACCGGGCGCTCGCCGACATCCGCGAGTCCATCGCGGAGCTGCGCTACTACCGCGAGGCGGTCTTCGTCCCGCAGCCCGGCCCCGACTCGGAGACCGCGAAGCAGATCGCCGCCAAGCACGTCGTACCCGCGGAATGAGCCCTGCTCGCGCCCTTCGAACAACGCGGGCGCGAGCACCCTCAAACACCCTGTAGACTTCTTCTCGGCCGGTCGGGGAAACCTTCGGGAAAACCGCCGGTCGTGGTGGGTATAGCTCAGCTGGTAGAGCACCTGGTTGTGGTCCAGGATGTCGCGGGTTCGAGTCCCGTTACTCACCCTGATACCGAAGGCCCCGGTTCGAAAGAACCGGGGCCTTCGGCGTTCCCCGCCGCGTCGTGCCCGGCGGGAAGGTCCGCCCACCCGTCCGGTCACCCCCACCCTCACCGTCGGCGTCTTCGGCGGTCACGGCCGATCACTCTTTCGGGCGAGGCGGCGGCTTCCGCGACGCCCCCACTGCCAACTTCCCCACATGTCCGACATCTTCATATGCATTCACCTGCGGCACAGCGGCTCGACCCGCTCCTCGAAGGCGCCCAGATGAAGATCGCCGACGACAGGGTGCGGGCCGCGTACGACACCGAACTCGACCTCCTCGCCGAGGCGGAGGCCGGGCGGCGGGGGCGTTGTCCACAGGGCGGAGACGGTTCTGTAGCGGGCGTTAGGGAATCTGATACGGTGAGGTCCTCGCTGATTCCATAGCGTTCGCTACGGATGTGCGGGCCCTGACCCGGCTCGCGCACGGCTCACCCACGGGGGGACTTCCATGACCGCGCACACCCTGCTCCTGGCCCACGGCTCCGGCGGCGGCACCGACTCCCACTTCGGCCCGATCCGCACCGCACTGGCCTCCGGCGGACGCCGGGTCGTCGGCTTCGACCTGCCCGGCACCGGCACCGCACCGCGCGCCACCGCCCCGCTCGACCTGGACGCGCTCGCCGACGGCCTGGTGGCGGAGGCAGACGCGGCGGGCGTCGAGCGCTTCGCCGTCGCGGGGTATTCACTGGGCACGACCGTCGCGGTCCGCGCCGCCACGCGCCACCCGGAGCGGGTGACCGGGCTGGCGCTCACCGCCCCCTTCGCCCGGGCCGACCACGCACTGCGGCAGGCCTCCTGCCTGTGGCGGGACCTCGCCGAGAGCGGGCAGCACGAGCTGGTGGCGCGTCTCCTGGTGACGCTCGTGTTCAGCCCGGCCATGCTCGACCCGATGAGCCCCGAGATCGTCGAGGGCGTCGTCCGGCTCGCCGCCGAGTCCCTCCCGGCGGGCACGCCGGACCACGCCGACCTGGTGACCCGGGCGGATGTGCGCGGGGACCTGCCCCGGGTGGGCGTGCCGACCCTCGTCATATCCACCACCGAGGACCGCCTCGTCTCCCCCGCCCTGCACCGCGCGGTGGCCGCGGGCATCCCGGGCGCCCGCCTGGCCGAACTGGCCACGGGACACGCCCCGTTCGCGGAGAACCCGGCGACGTGGGGAAAGCTGACGGTGGAGTTCCTGGAGGAGCTGGAGGGCTGATCCGTCGACGCCCCCGGGAAGGGGTGCGCGCCCCGGCCGGTGGTGGGGGTGGGATCCGGCCGGAGCGCGCGGTGTGGGGGAGCGTGGGGGCGTGGGGCCTTCGAGCCGGGTCCTGTGAGCTGGGGCGCTCTGGGGAACTCGGGGAACCCGGGGCTACTTGTAGGCGCCGAAGGCCTGGGTGAAGGCGTAGGGCTGCTGGAGGATCGAGGAGCAGGTGGGGTCGGCGTAGCCGACCGCCCCGGACGCGCACTGCTTGTCGCGGGTCGAGGACCACATCGACAGCCAGCCGATGCCCTTGGACCTCGCGAAGTCCACCAGCTGGGTGGCGTCGTCGACCTTGAACACCTCGGAGGCGACGTCGTTGACGCCGATCATCGGGGTGACGGCTACGGCCTTCCAGGCGGCCGTGTCCGACAGCCCGAGGACGCCCTTGATCTGGGCCTGGGTGGCGGTGGCCGCCGAGACGGCGTACTGGCCCATGTCGCCGCTGTAGGCCGGCCCGTAGTCCATCGCCATGATGTTGACGGCGTCGACGCGGACCCCGTTCCGCTTGGCGTCGGCCAGCAGGTCCACGCCGGGCTGGGTGAGGCCCTCCGGCATGACGGGCAGCGTGAAGGAGACGTTCAGGCCCGGGTGGGACTTCTGGAGCTGTGCGATGGCCTGCGAGCGGCGGGTGTTGGCGGCGGTGTCCGGGAGGGCCGCGCCTTCGATGTCGAAGTCGACCTTGGTGAGCTTGTACTGGTCGACGACCTTGCCGTACGCGGCGGCCAGCGCGGTGGACGAGGAGCAGTTCAGGGCGAGTTCGTGGCCGGCCGCGCCGCCGAAGGAGACCCGGACGTCACCACCCTTGGCCCGCAGGGCGCCGATCTGGGCGGCGACCTTGTCGGAAGCCAGGTCGGTGACGCCGCCCCACAGCGGCGCGCAGCTGCCGCCCGAGGTGACGAAGGCGAGGTTGAACTCCTTGACGCCGGTCTGGGCGACGGTGGCGAGCAGGTCGTACGAGGGGTAGAGGGAGGTGTCGACGTAGGGGGCGAACCGGGCGGCGCCCGTGCCGGGCGGGGTGGTGGCCGTCGCGGTGGGTGACGGGGTGACGGTGGCGGTCGCCGTGGGGGTGGCGCTCTGGGTGGGCGTTGCCGTCCTGGTGGGGGTCGCCGTGGCCGTGGGGGCGGCGGTGGCGGTGGGCTGTCCGGTGGGGCGGCCGCTCGGGGTGGGGGTGGCTCCTCCGGCGGAGCAGGCGGCCTTGTTGATGAGGCAGCCGACCGGGTCGCCGGCGGTGCCGGTGGCGGAGGTGACGAAGCCGACGGTGACGGACTGGCCGGGGGCGAGCTGCCGGTTCCAGCTCGCGGGCTTCACGGTGACGTGGCGGCCGGAGACGGTGTGGTCGCCGTTCCAGAGGGAGCCGATGACGGTCCCGGCGGGCAGGTCGAACTCCAGGGTCCAGTCGGACTGCGGGGCGGCGGTCTCGTTGGTGATGACGTACTGGCCGGTGTAGCCGCCGGTCCAGCCGCTGGTCCTGGTGTAGGCGGCGCCGACGGTGGCGGCCTGGGCGGTTCCGGTGAGCGCGAAGGCGGCACCGCCGATCACCGCGGCGGCGACGACCACGCCGACCGCCTTGGTCCTGCCGCTCGTCCTGCGCCGGTGCGAACTGGTGCCCATCGCGTGCCTGCCTCTGCGTGCCGGGGGTGGGGGTGTGGCGGGGGGTGCGGCAGCACGCTAGCGACAGGGAAACGGACAAAGGCCCACAAGGAGGCCAGGGTTGAGGATTCTTAGGCTCCGCTTAAGGGAGGCATCGGGAAGCCGAAAGGTTGGGGTCCCGCCCGCCGCCCGTCAGGCCTTCTGGCGCCGTCCGCGGCGCCCCGCGCCCGACTCGGCGCGGCGGCGGCCGCGGCTCCTGCCGTCGGCGGAGCGGCGGCCGTCGAGGCCGATCCAGATGCGCACCTCGGTGCCACCGAGCACCGAGTGCCCGATGCGTACGTCGCCGCCGGTGGACTCCGCCATGCGGCGCACGATGTCGAGGCCGAGGCCGGTGGAGCCGTCCCGGCCGCCGCTGTTGCCGCGGGCGAGCGCGGCGGCGGGGTCGGCGATGCCGGAGCCGGCGTCGGAGACCAGGATGATGACGGCGTCGTCCCCGTTGTGGACGTCGACCGAGAAGGCGGTGCCCACCCGGGTGTGCCGGAAGACGTTGCCGAGCAGCGCGTCGAGCGCGGCAACGAGTTCGGGCCGGGCGACCGGGATGCGGACGGGCCGCTCGATGCCCGCGACCCGCACCTTGCGGTCCTCGTCCTCGGCGAGCGCCGACCAGAAGTCCATCCGCTCGCGCACCACTTCGGAGGCGTCGCAGCCGGCCAGGGGCGCGCTCGGCTGGGTCTGCGGCTTGGCCTCGCGGGCGGTGCGGATGATCGTGTCGACCTCGCGCTCCAGCTGTTCGACGGCGGCCCGGGTCTGCTCGGCCGCGGGACCCGAGCCCAGCGAGGCCGCGTTGAGCCGGAGCACGGTCAGCGGGGTGCGCAGCCGGTGGGAGAGGTCGGCGGCGAGTTCGCGTTCGTTGGCGAGGAGCTGCACGACCTGGTCGGCCATCGAGTTGAAGGCCGTGGCGGCGGACTTGAGCTCCGGCGGGCCCTCCTCGGGGACCCGGGCGCCCAGCTTGCCCTCGCCCAGTTCGTGGGCGGCGCGCGCGAGGCGCTGGGCGGGCTGGACCATGCGCACGCCGAGCCGGTCGGCGACCGCGACGGAGCCGACGATGAGGGCGATCCCGACGGCGGCGAGGACCAGCCAGGCGGTGGCGACGCCGTTGCTGACCTCGCCCTCGGGGACGAAGAGTTCGACGATGGCGACCTGTCCGGAGCTGACCGCGGTGGGCTGGAGCAGCACGGAGCCGCCCGGCACCTCGGCGATGGTGGCCCGGCCCAGCGCCCGGGTGGTGGCCAGGCTCTCGTCGGTGGCGCGCCGGGTGCCGATCTCGACGCCCTCGGCGCCGGGTTCGCCGGGCGAGGGGAGGTGCACGGCGAGCCGGCCCTCGGCCCCGTCGTCGGTGGTGGCGACGGCCCGGTCCAGCTGTTCGCGGTCGGTGGTGATCGCGAGGACCGGCGCGAGTCCGGCGGCCCGGCGCTCGGCGTTGGAGAACGCCCGGTCCCTGGCCATCTCCTTGACGACCAGGCCGAGCGGCACG includes the following:
- a CDS encoding HAMP domain-containing sensor histidine kinase; the encoded protein is MRWALVKVSLAVTAMVVVAFAVPLGLVVKEMARDRAFSNAERRAAGLAPVLAITTDREQLDRAVATTDDGAEGRLAVHLPSPGEPGAEGVEIGTRRATDESLATTRALGRATIAEVPGGSVLLQPTAVSSGQVAIVELFVPEGEVSNGVATAWLVLAAVGIALIVGSVAVADRLGVRMVQPAQRLARAAHELGEGKLGARVPEEGPPELKSAATAFNSMADQVVQLLANERELAADLSHRLRTPLTVLRLNAASLGSGPAAEQTRAAVEQLEREVDTIIRTAREAKPQTQPSAPLAGCDASEVVRERMDFWSALAEDEDRKVRVAGIERPVRIPVARPELVAALDALLGNVFRHTRVGTAFSVDVHNGDDAVIILVSDAGSGIADPAAALARGNSGGRDGSTGLGLDIVRRMAESTGGDVRIGHSVLGGTEVRIWIGLDGRRSADGRSRGRRRAESGAGRRGRRQKA
- a CDS encoding cellulose binding domain-containing protein, producing the protein MGTSSHRRRTSGRTKAVGVVVAAAVIGGAAFALTGTAQAATVGAAYTRTSGWTGGYTGQYVITNETAAPQSDWTLEFDLPAGTVIGSLWNGDHTVSGRHVTVKPASWNRQLAPGQSVTVGFVTSATGTAGDPVGCLINKAACSAGGATPTPSGRPTGQPTATAAPTATATPTRTATPTQSATPTATATVTPSPTATATTPPGTGAARFAPYVDTSLYPSYDLLATVAQTGVKEFNLAFVTSGGSCAPLWGGVTDLASDKVAAQIGALRAKGGDVRVSFGGAAGHELALNCSSSTALAAAYGKVVDQYKLTKVDFDIEGAALPDTAANTRRSQAIAQLQKSHPGLNVSFTLPVMPEGLTQPGVDLLADAKRNGVRVDAVNIMAMDYGPAYSGDMGQYAVSAATATQAQIKGVLGLSDTAAWKAVAVTPMIGVNDVASEVFKVDDATQLVDFARSKGIGWLSMWSSTRDKQCASGAVGYADPTCSSILQQPYAFTQAFGAYK
- the orn gene encoding oligoribonuclease — translated: MNDRMVWIDCEMTGLSLTDDALIEVAALVTDSELNVLGEGVDIVIRPPDAALETMPDIVREMHTSSGLLDALAGGTTLADAEAQVLAYIREHVKEPGKAPLCGNSVSTDRGFLARDMAALEKHLHYRIVDVSSIKELARRWYPRAYFNSPEKNGNHRALADIRESIAELRYYREAVFVPQPGPDSETAKQIAAKHVVPAE
- a CDS encoding alpha/beta fold hydrolase is translated as MTAHTLLLAHGSGGGTDSHFGPIRTALASGGRRVVGFDLPGTGTAPRATAPLDLDALADGLVAEADAAGVERFAVAGYSLGTTVAVRAATRHPERVTGLALTAPFARADHALRQASCLWRDLAESGQHELVARLLVTLVFSPAMLDPMSPEIVEGVVRLAAESLPAGTPDHADLVTRADVRGDLPRVGVPTLVISTTEDRLVSPALHRAVAAGIPGARLAELATGHAPFAENPATWGKLTVEFLEELEG